Part of the Deltaproteobacteria bacterium genome is shown below.
GCCTCCAGGGCGATGACCAGGCCGGGGGCGATCAGTCCGCCCAAGTATTCGCCGTTGTCGGAAACGCAGTCGAAGGTAGTGGCGGTGCCGAAGTCGATGACGACGCAGGCGGCGCCGAAACGGTCGTAGGCCGCGACGCCGTTGGCGATGCGGTCGGCGCCGACGTCCTGCGGGCTGTCGTACAGAATCGGCATGCCGGTCTTGAGGCCCGGCCCCACGAGCAGCGGCTTGACGCCGAAGAACTTCCGTCCCAACTCGTCGATCATGCCGACCATGGGCGGCACCACGCAGGAGACGATGATGGCGTCGATGTCGTCGGCCTGAATGCCCTGGGACGCCGCCAGGGGCGTGATCAGGGCGCCGTACTCGTCCACCGTGCGTTGCGGCTCCGTCAGCAGACGCCAATGGGTCACCAGTTCCCGGCCCCGGTACACGCCCAGCACCATGTTGCTGTTCCCGATGTCCACGGCCAACAGCATCTACGCTCCTTCCGCTCCGTCGACCAGGACGACGTCCCCACTCACCACGCGCTCGGTCCGGCCGCCGCCGCAATCCAGCACCAGGAAGCCGCTCCCGTCGAGTTCCCGGACGCGGCCGGCGCGCTCGCCGGCCGGCGTGTGCGCGAGCACCCGGCGCCCTTCCATGCGCGCGTAGTCGTTCCAGCGGCGCGCGATGGGCGCGAACCCGCCCTCCTCGAACTCGATGTAGCGGTTCTCCATGTGGCGCACCAGGGCACGCGTCACCTGCGCCCGGTCCACCGCGGTCCCCGCCTCCTCCATGACCGAGGTGGCGCGCGCGCGGATTTCCGCGGGCATGAGCGCGCGCGGGTAGTTCAGGTTCACGCCGATGCCGACGATCACGAACAGCGTCCGCTCGGACTCGCACGCGAGTTCGCTCAGGACGCCGGCTACCTTGAGGCCTCCCAGCAGGATGTCGTTGGGCCACTTGATCCGGGGCGCGCGCGGAACGTGTTCGTTCAGGGTGTCCGCCAGGGCCACCGCGGTGAGCAGCGTGATTTTGGCGGACTCGGCGGGAGCGAGCCGCGGCCGCAGGATGAAGGAGATGTAGAGGTTGCGGCCCGGCGGCGAAACCCAGTGCCGGCCCATTCTCCCCTGCCCTCGTGTCTGTGCCTCCGCGATGACGACGGCGCCCTCGGGTTCGCCGGCCTGGGCCAGCGCGTGAGCGGTGCGGTTGGTGGATACCAGCTCCGGGTACACGTCGACGCGGCGCCCGAGGCGCCGGGTACCCAGGCCGCGGAGGATGGCGGCCGCGGTCAACTCCCCGGCCAGGTCCGGGCCGGACTTGTCCTTTGCCGAATCCATGATTGGAGGTTCACCCAGGTGCGCAAGGCCGTGCCGGCGCCGGCGTCCTTACTGTGCCTGAAGCTCCCGTATCCGCTCCAGGCTGCGGTTCAGGGCTTCGATCTTCTCTTCCATCTCCTGCGCCTTCTCGCGCTCCCGCTCCACCACGTCCGGCCGTGCCTTGGCCGTAAAGTTCTCGTTGGCGAGCTTCTTGCGCACGCGCCCCATCTCGGTCTCGAGCTTCTCCAGGGAGCGGTTGAGACGGCTGCTTTCCTCATCGAGATCCACCGCGGCGTCCAACGGGACATACACGTGGGTGGTTTCCACAATGGCCGTGGCCACCCGCTGGGGCCGGAGGCCTTGCGCAAGGTATTCCGGCGAATCCGTCCGCGCCAGCGCGCACAAGAGCGGTTCGTGAGCGCGTACGAGGGCCAGGCGTTCTTCGGAGTCCGACAGCACGACCCGGACCTTTTTGGAAGGCGGCACGTTCATCTCCGTCCGGAGGTTCCGCACCGCGCGGATGATGCCGCTCAAGAACGCCACCTCCTCCTCCGTGTCGGGAGCCGCGGGAAACTCCTCGGCCGTCGGATAGGGCTGGACCATGATGTCGTTGCTCCGCGACGACGAGACTTCCCGGGCGGTGACCGCGCTCCACAACTCCTCGGTCACGAAGGGCATCAGCGGATGGAGCAGCAGCAGGATGTTCTGGAGCACGGTGTGCAGCACCCTCTGGGTGGTGCGGGAGCCGTCCGCGCCGTTGAGGCGCAGCTTGCTCATCTCGATGTACCAGTCACAGAACTCGTGCCAGGTGAACTGGTAGAGATGGTGCGCGTAATCGTTGAACCGATACGCACGGATGGCTTCCCGGGCGCGCTCCACCGTGACCCTGAGACGCGACAGTATCCAGCGATCGGCCAGGTCCAGATCGGTCCCGGCGAGATCGGCCGGTGTGCGGCGGGGTTCCGCGAGCACGTCGTCGTCGATGTTCATGAGCGCGAAGCGCGCGGCGTTCCACAGCTTGTTGACGAAGTGCTGGTAGCCCGCGATGCGATCCTCCGCCAGCTTCACGTCCCGCCCCATGGCGGTCATGGCCACCAGGGTGAAACGGAACGGATCGGCGCCGTAGCGGTTCACCATGATCAGGGGGTCGATGACGTTGCCCTTGGACTTGGACATCTTCTGGCCTTCCTGGTCGCGCACCAGGGCGTGGATATACACGTCCCGGAAGGGCACTTCGTCCATGAACTTGAGCCCCATCATCATCATGCGCGCGACCCAGAAGAACAGGATATCGAAACCCGTGACCAGCGCGGCCGTGGGATAGAAGGCGGCGAGTTCCGCGGTCTTGTCGGGCCAGCCCAAGGTGGAGAACGGCCACAGGGCGGAGGAGAACCAGGTGTCGAGGACGTCGGGATCCTGCACGAAACGGTCGCCGCCGCACGTCGCGCAGCGCTCCGGCGCGGTGCGCGCCACCACGGGGAGGCATTCCGGCGCGATCCGGCCGCCGCCGTCCGCCGCGAGCGCAGGGTTGCACCCGGCGCAGTACCACGCCGGAATTTGATGGCCCCACCAGATCTGGCGCGACACGCACCAGTCCTTGATGTTCTCCATCCACGCGAAGTACGAGTTCTTCCACCCCTCGGGGAGTATGCGCGTGCGGCCCTGGCGCACGGCGTCCATGGCCGGCTCCGCCAACGGCTGGATCTTCACGAACCACTGCGGGGTGAGATAGGGCTCGATGGCCGTGTGGCAGCGGTAGCACTTGCCCACGGCGTGGCGGTAGGGCTGGACCTGGGCCAGCAGGCCCGCTTCCTCCAGCTCCCGCACGATGCGCTCGCGCGCGGCATAGCGGTCGAGGCCGGCGTAACGTTCGACCCAAGCGGGTGCCGGAGCGTCCGCAGGAGCGAACGCTTCTCGGCGCACCGCTGCGTCATCATCAAGGATATTAATGAGTTCGAGATTGTTTCTCAAGCCGATTTCGAAGTCGTTGAAGTCGTGTCCCGGAGTGATCTTCACCGCGCCGGTGCCGAACTCCGGATCGACGAAGGCGTCCGCCACCACGGGGATATCGCGTCCCACCACGGGAAGACGCGCGTGCCGACCCACGATCGTGGCGTGGCGCGCGTCCTCGGGATGGACCGCGACGCCGGTATCGCCCAGCATCGTCTCCGGCCGGGTGGTGGCCACCACCAGCTCGCCCTCCCCCACCAGGGGATAGCGCACGTGCCACAGGTGGCCGTCCACCTCTTCGTGCACCACCTCGATGTCGGCCAGCGCGGTCTTGCAGCGGGGGCACCAGTTGATCAACCGTTCCGCGCGATAGAGCAGCCCGTCCTCCCAGAGGCACACGAAGGCCTCGCGCACCGCTCGGGAAAGCCCCTCGTCCATGGTGAAGCGCTCGCGGCTCCAGTCGCACGAAACGCCGAGGGCGCGCAACTGACGCAGGATGGTGCCGCCGGTCTCCTCGCGCCAGCTCCACACGCGCTCGATGAACGCTTCGCGGCCCAGGTCGCCACGCCCCAGCCCTTCGTCCGCGAGCTGCCGCTCCACCACGTTCTGGGTGGCGATGCCCGCGTGGTCGGTGCCGGGCACCCACAGGACGTTGTGTCCGTCCATCCGGTGGAAGCGGCACAGCACGTCCTGGAGGGTGTTGTTCAAGGCATGGCCCATGTGCAGGGAACCGGTGACGTTGGGAGGCGGAATGACCATGGAATAGGACGGACCGCCGGTGCCGTTGGGGGCAAAGTGCGCGCCCTCGGCCCAGCGCTCGTACCAGCGGCTTTCCACCTCCTGATGACTGTACGACTTGGCGATTTCTCGGGGCATGGGTATCTGCTTTCCGCTTTCGGTCCGGCTTACGGCTCCTCGTCGGGGTCCTCCACCACCTCGGTCAACTCGATGATCGCTCCGGCGGGCGGCGGGTACTCCAAGGGTTCGCCCTCTTCCGCCGCGTCGACTCCAGGGAGGTCCCCGGATGCCGACGGCAACAGCAACCGGAGCGCGGCTTCGAGGGCCGGGACCTCCAGCGGCTTGGGCACCGCGGCCGTGCGGCCCTTGGGGCGGAGCGCGGGGGCCGGCCCCGTGTGCAGCCAAACGCTTGGAACCCCGAGGCGTGCGAGGGCACCGAGCACCTCGTCCACGGCACCCTCGCCCGCGTCCAGGCAATCGCGGTCCACGATGACGAGATCGTGTCCCGCGACGTCCTGCGCGCCAAGCCAT
Proteins encoded:
- a CDS encoding type III pantothenate kinase → MLLAVDIGNSNMVLGVYRGRELVTHWRLLTEPQRTVDEYGALITPLAASQGIQADDIDAIIVSCVVPPMVGMIDELGRKFFGVKPLLVGPGLKTGMPILYDSPQDVGADRIANGVAAYDRFGAACVVIDFGTATTFDCVSDNGEYLGGLIAPGLVIALEALFQRASKLPRVEVLRPSSVIGKSTVHSIQSGIYYGYVGLVDGIVQRIERENRIKARVVATGGVASLLAHESAVIEDVDEFLTLEGLRLIYEKNATPSQRKRRS
- a CDS encoding biotin--[acetyl-CoA-carboxylase] ligase, with the translated sequence MDSAKDKSGPDLAGELTAAAILRGLGTRRLGRRVDVYPELVSTNRTAHALAQAGEPEGAVVIAEAQTRGQGRMGRHWVSPPGRNLYISFILRPRLAPAESAKITLLTAVALADTLNEHVPRAPRIKWPNDILLGGLKVAGVLSELACESERTLFVIVGIGVNLNYPRALMPAEIRARATSVMEEAGTAVDRAQVTRALVRHMENRYIEFEEGGFAPIARRWNDYARMEGRRVLAHTPAGERAGRVRELDGSGFLVLDCGGGRTERVVSGDVVLVDGAEGA
- a CDS encoding valine--tRNA ligase, which codes for MPREIAKSYSHQEVESRWYERWAEGAHFAPNGTGGPSYSMVIPPPNVTGSLHMGHALNNTLQDVLCRFHRMDGHNVLWVPGTDHAGIATQNVVERQLADEGLGRGDLGREAFIERVWSWREETGGTILRQLRALGVSCDWSRERFTMDEGLSRAVREAFVCLWEDGLLYRAERLINWCPRCKTALADIEVVHEEVDGHLWHVRYPLVGEGELVVATTRPETMLGDTGVAVHPEDARHATIVGRHARLPVVGRDIPVVADAFVDPEFGTGAVKITPGHDFNDFEIGLRNNLELINILDDDAAVRREAFAPADAPAPAWVERYAGLDRYAARERIVRELEEAGLLAQVQPYRHAVGKCYRCHTAIEPYLTPQWFVKIQPLAEPAMDAVRQGRTRILPEGWKNSYFAWMENIKDWCVSRQIWWGHQIPAWYCAGCNPALAADGGGRIAPECLPVVARTAPERCATCGGDRFVQDPDVLDTWFSSALWPFSTLGWPDKTAELAAFYPTAALVTGFDILFFWVARMMMMGLKFMDEVPFRDVYIHALVRDQEGQKMSKSKGNVIDPLIMVNRYGADPFRFTLVAMTAMGRDVKLAEDRIAGYQHFVNKLWNAARFALMNIDDDVLAEPRRTPADLAGTDLDLADRWILSRLRVTVERAREAIRAYRFNDYAHHLYQFTWHEFCDWYIEMSKLRLNGADGSRTTQRVLHTVLQNILLLLHPLMPFVTEELWSAVTAREVSSSRSNDIMVQPYPTAEEFPAAPDTEEEVAFLSGIIRAVRNLRTEMNVPPSKKVRVVLSDSEERLALVRAHEPLLCALARTDSPEYLAQGLRPQRVATAIVETTHVYVPLDAAVDLDEESSRLNRSLEKLETEMGRVRKKLANENFTAKARPDVVEREREKAQEMEEKIEALNRSLERIRELQAQ